A genomic window from Prunus persica cultivar Lovell chromosome G2, Prunus_persica_NCBIv2, whole genome shotgun sequence includes:
- the LOC18787205 gene encoding transcription factor SCREAM2 isoform X2, translating into MVSREHKRAALYEKLQLLRSITNSHALNKTSIIVDASKYIEELKQKVERLNEDAANAQTSSSSSDQTPLPVVTVETLEKGFLINVFSEKSCPGLLVSVLEAFEDLGLNVLEARVSCADSFRLQAVGGENEEEGESIDAHAVKQAVAVAIKNWSENNEHE; encoded by the exons ATGGTTTCTAGGGAGCACAAGAGGGCAGCACTTTATGAGAAGCTGCAGCTTCTTCGTTCTATTACTAATTCTCATGCT CTAAACAAAACCTCAATCATAGTAGACGCATCAAAGTACATTGAAGAGCTAAAACAAAAGGTGGAAAGACTGAATGAAGATGCTGCAAATGCGCAAACTAGTTCATCATCAAGTGACCAAACTCCATTGCCTGTG GTTACAGTGGAAACCCTAGAAAAGGGGTTTCTGATAAATGTGTTTTCTGAAAAGAGCTGCCCAGGTTTGCTTGTCTCTGTACTGGAAGCTTTCGAGGACTTGGGTCTTAATGTGCTTGAAGCTAGGGTTTCCTGTGCAGACAGTTTCCGGTTGCAGGCAGTTGGAGGAGAA AATGAGGAAGAAGGTGAAAGCATTGATGCTCATGCAGTGAAGCAAGCAGTGGCAGTGGCTATTAAAAACTGGAGTGAAAACAACGAACACGAGTAA
- the LOC18786223 gene encoding putative pentatricopeptide repeat-containing protein At1g56570 yields MNLINCVFDQHNKKKPHQLRYSHWAMSLTVKLGFPQPAHSLVLPTLTSKNKTQNSTLTLSSPTTQKPNGTYGSKFPSSIGINETQPKSQIQPLIDILHGCEDMGSVKQAKAVHGFVLKSELSDRNLLVVLNHLAHAYSKCSDFGTARRVFDEMSCRNIFSWTVMIVGSTESGFFLDGFKFFSEMVNSGILPDKFAYSAVVQTCIGLDCILLGKMVHAQVFVRGFASDTFVSTSLLNMYAKFGKIEDSCKMFNTMTEHNKVSWNAMISGLTSNGLHFEAFDYFLRMKKEGITPNMYTLISVSKAAGKLGDVNKSKVVHSYASELEMESSVQVGTALIDMYSKCKSLSDARSVFDLNFTSCGVNPPWNAMISGYSQCGHSQKAMELFVKMCLKNIQPDIYTYCSVFNAIAELKCLQFGKQIHGMVLKSGIEMKVTSVSNAIADAYAKCGLLEDVQKVFDRIEERDLVSWTTLVTAYSQGSEWEDALTIFSKLREEGFMPNQFTFSSVLVACASLCLLEYGQQVHGLLCKAGLDTEKCIESALIDMYAKCGNIAEAQEVFERISEADTISWTAIISGYAQHGLVEDALELFKRMEQMGVKANDVTLLCVLFACSHRGMVEEGLYHFHVMEKLYGVVPKIEHYACIVDLLGRVGRLNDAVEFIKGMPIEPNEMVWQTLLGACRVHENVELGEIVADKILSVRPEYSATYVLLSNTYIGTGSYKDGISLRDVMKDRGVKKEPGCSWISVKGRIHKFYAGDRQHPEKHEIYAKLEELRVKLKSMGYVPDLSYVLQDVNLVENMGIPG; encoded by the exons ATGAACCTCATAAACTGCGTTTTCGAccaacacaacaaaaaaaaacctcatcAACTGCGCTACTCTCACTGGGCTATGAGTCTCACCGTCAAACTGGGCTTTCCTCAACCTGCTCATTCTCTGGTTCTGCCCACATTAACttccaaaaacaaa ACTCAAAATTCAACTTTAACTCTATCATCTCCAACAACCCAGAAACCAAATGGAACATATGGAAGCAAATTTCCCAGTTCAATTGGTATTAATGAAACTCAGCCAAAGTCTCAAATTCAACCCTTAATTGATATCCTACATGGTTGTGAGGACATGGGGTCTGTAAAACAAGCAAAGGCTGTTCatgggtttgttttaaaatctGAGCTTTCGGACCGAAACTTGCTGGTAGTGTTAAATCATCTAGCTCATGCCTATTCGAAATGCTCGGATTTTGGCACAGCTCGTCgagtgtttgatgaaatgtcgTGTAGGAACATATTCTCTTGGACAGTCATGATTGTTGGGTCGACTGAAAGCGGCTTCTTTCTCGATGGATTTAAGTTCTTTTCCGAGATGGTGAACAGTGGAATTTTACCAGACAAGTTCGCATATTCCGCAGTTGTCCAGACATGCATTGGTTTAGATTGTATTTTATTGGGCAAAATGGTGCATGCCCAGGTTTTTGTAAGAGGCTTTGCATCTGATACTTTTGTAAGTACATCTCTCCTTAACATGTATGCAAAGTTCGGAAAGATTGAGGATTCATGTAAGATGTTTAATACTATGACAGAACATAATAAAGTCTCCTGGAATGCAATGATTTCAGGGTTGACATCAAATGGTCTTCATTTTGAAGCATTTGATTATTTTCTAAGaatgaagaaagaaggaatTACACCAAATATGTATACACTCATCAGTGTCTCAAAAGCAGCCGGGAAATTAGGTGATGTTAACAAGAGCAAAGTGGTTCACAGTTATGCTTCTGAATTGGAAATGGAGTCTAGTGTTCAAGTGGGAACCGCTCTCATTGATATGTACTCCAAATGCAAGTCTTTGTCTGATGCAAGATCTGTTTTTGACTTGAATTTCACCAGCTGTGGAGTCAATCCACCATGGAATGCAATGATTTCTGGCTATTCACAATGTGGTCACAGCCAAAAAGCGATGGAGCTCTTTGTGAAAATGTGCCTGAAAAATATACAACCAGACATTTACACTTACTGCAGTGTGTTCAATGCAATAGCAGAGTTAAAATGTTTGCAATTTGGAAAGCAAATTCACGGGATGGTTTTAAAGTCGGGGATAGAAATGAAGGTTACAAGTGTCTCCAATGCAATTGCTGATGCATATGCCAAATGTGGGTTGCTGGAAGACGTACAGAAGGTCTTTGACAGGATAGAAGAGAGAGATTTAGTGTCTTGGACAACACTGGTGACTGCTTACTCTCAAGGTTCTGAATGGGAGGATGCACTGACAATCTTCTCAAAATTGAGGGAAGAAGGCTTTATGCCGAATCAGTTTACCTTTTCTAGTGTGCTTGTTGCATGTGCCAGCCTTTGTTTACTTGAGTATGGTCAACAAGTCCATGGCCTCCTTTGCAAGGCTGGCTTGGACACTGAAAAGTGTATAGAAAGTGCCCTAATCGATATGTATGCCAAATGTGGTAATATAGCTGAGGCACAAGAGGTCTTTGAGAGGATTTCTGAGGCAGATACAATTTCGTGGACTGCTATTATATCAGGATATGCTCAACATGGGCTTGTGGAGGATGCCCTTGAACTCTTTAAGAGAATGGAGCAGATGGGTGTGAAGGCCAATGATGTTACCTTATTGTGTGTTCTGTTTGCATGCAGCCACCGTGGTATGGTAGAAGAAGGTCTCTATCATTTTCATGTAATGGAAAAATTGTACGGTGTGGTGCCAAAGATAGAACATTATGCTTGTATTGTTGATCTCTTAGGTCGTGTGGGCCGTCTTAATGATGCAGTGGAGTTCATAAAAGGGATGCCAATTGAGCCCAATGAAATGGTCTGGCAGACTTTGTTGGGAGCATGTAGAGTACATGAAAATGTTGAGTTGGGGGAGATTGTAGCTGACAAGATCCTTTCAGTTAGGCCAGAATACTCAGCTACCTATGTTCTTCTATCCAACACTTATATCGGGACAGGGAGTTATAAAGATGGAATTAGTTTGAGAGATGTGATGAAAGACCGAGGTGTGAAAAAGGAGCCAGGTTGTAGTTGGATTTCTGTGAAAGGTAGAATCCACAAATTTTATGCAGGGGATCGACAACATCCAGAAAAGCATGAGATATATGCAAAGTTAGAAGAACTGAGAGTGAAGCTTAAGTCCATGGGTTACGTTCCAGACTTGAGTTATGTATTGCAAGATGTGAATTTGGTTGAAAATATGGGGATTCCTGGATAA
- the LOC18785111 gene encoding BTB/POZ domain-containing protein At3g56230 → MDCSICTSMPAILRPPRNTICLTCYEGARSVISFINKLESAQGSAEKKANLCKTLENVSKWVHDRKDASEELNEKIKFLSGFVVAFRDQIHTDIQLHPGDNGPPIPAHRALLAIRSEIFNNMLDSDGCKAPPNDAVTLPELNHEELESLLEFLYNGDLHEEKMNKHVYSLFLAADKYGISYLQKLCERHMLESLSTANALDVLEVADLCSCLTLKNNALDFIVKNMHDIVFSAKYDAFALKNPHLCVQISRASLMDAKRNSVS, encoded by the exons ATGGACTGTTCTATTTGTACTTCAATGCCGGCTATATTGAGGCCTCCAAGGAATACAATATGCTTGACATGCTACGAGGGAGCCCGTAGCGTTATCTCCTTCATAAACAAGCTTGAAAGTGCTCAAGGATCAGCTGAGAAGAAAGCAAATTTGTGTAAG ACTCTGGAGAATGTGTCAAAATGGGTGCATGATAGGAAGGATGCATCAGAGGAACTCAATGAGAAGATTAAATTCCTAAGTGGATTTGTTGTTGCATTTAGAGATCAAATTCACACAGACATTCAACTCCACCCTGGTGATAATGGGCCTCCAATACCTGCACATAGAGCCTTATTg GCAATACGATCGGAAATCTTCAACAACATGCTAGACTCAGACGGGTGCAAAGCTCCACCAAACGACGCCGTAACATTGCCAGAGTTGAACCATGAAGAGCTTGAATCTCTCTTGGAGTTCCTGTACAATGGGGACTTGCATGAAGAAAAGATGAACAAGCATGTGTACTCCTTGTTCCTTGCAGCAGATAAATACGGAATCTCGTACCTACAGAAGCTTTGTGAGCGCCATATGCTCGAGTCTCTGAGCACAGCCAATGCTCTTGATGTTTTAGAGGTTGCAGATCTTTGTTCGTGCCTGACTTTGAAGAACAATGCCTTGGACTTCATTGTCAAAAACATGCACGACATAGTTTTCTCAGCTAAGTATGATGCATTTGCACTTAAGAATCCTCATCTTTGTGTACAGATTTCAAGGGCATCATTGATGGATGCCAAAAGAAATTCAGTTTCCTAG
- the LOC18787246 gene encoding uncharacterized protein LOC18787246, whose amino-acid sequence MEAEPERRRLRVRKPLSDCTNTIPNTKTSTNTNATATSSQSSSASTATLKRLNPKLSSATKTLVAALNPKPSAPPLPIPSTPSRPPPISTSSSGTSDCDGFEACSVYTRRQTALKRKSKDKENTVPFSCPPAPKIRNILGKLKEDGHSSLSKESTAPRKKKQCAAPAGKAVSMHALPQDFIEKQRAYFAEIDAFELPEEEVDSVD is encoded by the exons ATGGAAGCTGAGCCAGAGCGAAGAAGACTGAGAGTTCGAAAGCCTCTCTCAGATTGCACCAACACCATACCCAATACCAAGACCAGCACCAACACCAACGCCACAGCCACCTCTTCACAATCGTCGTCAGCCTCCACCGCCACACTCAAACGCCTGAATCCCAAGCTCTCCTCGGCCACCAAGACCCTCGTCGCCGCTTTAAACCCTAAGCCCTCTGCTCCGCCGCTCCCAATTCCTTCCACGCCTTCTCGCCCTCCTCCCATTTCGACCTCTTCTTCTG GTACCAGTGACTGTGACGGTTTTGAGGCTTGTTCAGTGTACACTCGGAGACAGACTGCACTGAAAAGGAAGAGTAAAGACAAGGAAAACACTGTACCTTTTAGTTGTCCTCCTGCACCAAAGATCCGGAATATATT GGGTAAATTAAAGGAAGACGGACATAGCAGTCTATCAAAGGAATCCACGGCTCCTCGCAAAAAG AAGCAGTGTGCGGCACCAGCTGGGAAAGCAGTTTCCATGCATGCCTTGCCACAAGATTTTATTGAAAAGCAGAGAGCGTACTTTGCCGAGATTGATGCATTTGAACTGCCAGAAGAGGAGGTCGATTCAGTTGATTAG
- the LOC18787205 gene encoding transcription factor ICE1 isoform X1, which translates to MVSREHKRAALYEKLQLLRSITNSHALNKTSIIVDASKYIEELKQKVERLNEDAANAQTSSSSSDQTPLPVQVTVETLEKGFLINVFSEKSCPGLLVSVLEAFEDLGLNVLEARVSCADSFRLQAVGGENEEEGESIDAHAVKQAVAVAIKNWSENNEHE; encoded by the exons ATGGTTTCTAGGGAGCACAAGAGGGCAGCACTTTATGAGAAGCTGCAGCTTCTTCGTTCTATTACTAATTCTCATGCT CTAAACAAAACCTCAATCATAGTAGACGCATCAAAGTACATTGAAGAGCTAAAACAAAAGGTGGAAAGACTGAATGAAGATGCTGCAAATGCGCAAACTAGTTCATCATCAAGTGACCAAACTCCATTGCCTGTG CAGGTTACAGTGGAAACCCTAGAAAAGGGGTTTCTGATAAATGTGTTTTCTGAAAAGAGCTGCCCAGGTTTGCTTGTCTCTGTACTGGAAGCTTTCGAGGACTTGGGTCTTAATGTGCTTGAAGCTAGGGTTTCCTGTGCAGACAGTTTCCGGTTGCAGGCAGTTGGAGGAGAA AATGAGGAAGAAGGTGAAAGCATTGATGCTCATGCAGTGAAGCAAGCAGTGGCAGTGGCTATTAAAAACTGGAGTGAAAACAACGAACACGAGTAA